The Suncus etruscus isolate mSunEtr1 chromosome 14, mSunEtr1.pri.cur, whole genome shotgun sequence genome contains a region encoding:
- the LOC126027455 gene encoding succinate dehydrogenase [ubiquinone] cytochrome b small subunit, mitochondrial-like, which yields MAALWRLGVLCGAQGGRALLFRTQVVRPACVSTILQDPPSIRFSGLQHIHLSPSRHAGSKAASLHWTGERVVSVLLLGLLPAAYLSPSSAVDYSLAAALSLHSHWGLGQVVTDYVPGATTQKAAKAGVLAISALTFAGLCYFNYHDVGICKAVAMLCKL from the coding sequence ATGGCGGCCCTCTGGCGGTTAGGTGTCCTCTGCGGTGCCCAAGGAGGCCGAGCTCTGTTGTTCCGAACCCAGGTGGTCAGACCTGCTTGTGTCTCAACAATTCTTCAGGACCCACCTTCTATAAGATTCAGTGGGCTGCAGCATATTCATCTGTCACCCAGCCGTCATGCTGGTTCCAAGGCTGCATCTCTCCACTGGACTGGTGAAAGGGTGGTCAGTGTTTTGCTCCTGGGCCTGCTTCCAGCTGCTTATTTGAGTCCTAGCTCTGCAGTTGACTACTCCCTGGCTGCAGCCCTCAGTCTTCATAGCCACTGGGGCCTTGGACAAGTTGTTACTGACTATGTTCCAGGGGCTACAACACAGAAAGCTGCCAAGGCAGGTGTTTTGGCAATCTCAGCATTAACCTTTGCTGGTCTCTGTTATTTCAACTATCATGACGTGGGCATATGCAAAGCTGTTGCTATGCTGTGTAAGCTCTGA